In Cellulosilyticum sp. I15G10I2, the genomic window TGCTGCTGTTTGGGAATATAAAAAAGCTTTAATACCTTTTCTAGGGCTAACTGTTTTTTTATTAGTAACAGCACTAGTCATGCTTTTATTATCAATATCCATTGTTTCTCTCCTTTCTGCAACTTACAAAATACTATGTAAATTCTACTTTATAAATTCTACTTTTGACTATGTAATAATATAGCACCCTACGCAGCTTATTCGCTGCTTGTGGTGCTATATTACTATTTATTAGTATAAATTAGTTGAGTTTGCTTTGTTCATCAGCTACAAGTGCTGCAGGATCTTCTAACTCTTCAAAAGCTCTAAATAATGTAGTGGTCTTAAGAGCATCCATAACTTTTGGAAGGTTTTCTCCTGTAACGATAGCTGGTATTTCATCTTTGATTTGTGCAAGCACATCAAATGGGCTGTTTAAGAAGTACTCTGTAAACTTATTAGGTGCTAAAACTTCTGGTTCATCCCATACTTCTGTTCTAATAGGATCAAATCCTAAGAAAGTCCACATTTTAATATTTGCCTCTTTTGATAGTTTTGCAAATGCTAAGAAATCTTTTGCAAGCTGTGGATCTTTTGCTTGATTTGTAACCGCTGTACCTGTTCCGCCTAAACCTACAGAACGAGGCTGTCCTTTTTCCCATACCGGGTTTGGTGCGATAACCATTTTTTGATTGAGGTCTGGCATATATTCTGTAAATCTTCCCATATACCAAAGTGGCATACTTACTGAAGCTGCCCCACCGTTATTCATAAAGCCATAGTATTCTTCTGCATGATGGAATGCACCAGGTGTTATAGCTATTGTTCCTTCTTTGATCATTTCTTGAACGAATGTAATAGCTTTAATAAATTCGGGTGAATCTACATTAGGTGAACCATCTGGTTTAAGTAAGTCTCCGCCTTGTGAAGCAAGCATTGGCCAGAAAGACCATGGGTCTGATGTTTCCATAGTTGCCATTGGTGCTCCTGTTGCATCCAATACTTTTTTGCCTGCTGCTCTAAAATCTTCCCATGTTACAATATCTTCTACTTTAACACCTGCTTGATCTAAAATTTCTTTATTATAGTAGGTTACAGATGCACCAATATGGAAGCA contains:
- a CDS encoding ABC transporter substrate-binding protein; the protein is MKRMAAKLASILLAGTMLVGCGGGGNTPSSETAKETKTPSATEKTAPSADATPVELWTFQEIHTTFYDELVSVWNEQNPDRQIDLNFTVLPYDDMHSKLLIALQSGVGAPDIADIEIGKFANYLKGEPQLLPLNDVVEPELGNIVKSRVEIYGKDDKYYGICFHIGASVTYYNKEILDQAGVKVEDIVTWEDFRAAGKKVLDATGAPMATMETSDPWSFWPMLASQGGDLLKPDGSPNVDSPEFIKAITFVQEMIKEGTIAITPGAFHHAEEYYGFMNNGGAASVSMPLWYMGRFTEYMPDLNQKMVIAPNPVWEKGQPRSVGLGGTGTAVTNQAKDPQLAKDFLAFAKLSKEANIKMWTFLGFDPIRTEVWDEPEVLAPNKFTEYFLNSPFDVLAQIKDEIPAIVTGENLPKVMDALKTTTLFRAFEELEDPAALVADEQSKLN